GCTGACGGGTGGGGTGAATGCGAAGGTCGCACCGGATGTGACGGTGAGTGATTCCGGGGGTGGTGGTTCGGTGGGTGAGATCGGTGGTGAGTTGGGTGCGGAGGCGACGGTGATTCCGTCGGCGGATCTGGAGTTCACGGTCGGTGCGGGCAAGATCACCACCGTGACGCTGGCGGAGATCGCGTTGACCAAGCCGGTCGCCGACATCGTGTTGTCCGGGGTTGATGTGAATGTGACCAATGCGGTCGGGCCGATCTCGGTGCGGCCGTTCGCGAAGATCTCGGTCACCTCGGAGACGGGTGTGTACGTGTATTACGCCTACGGCAAGACCTCCCGGATCTGACCGGGGTCTGCCGTATCCGGTCCGGTGACGGGCGCCCCGCGGTCGGGGCGGGACGTCCGTCACCGATTCCGACTTTTCAGGAGTGAGAATGACCATCGTCTTCGCCGCCGGCGACTTCGCCCTACTGATGGTGATCCTGGTGACCGTCGCTCTCGTGCTGGGCACGTGTGC
The nucleotide sequence above comes from Gordonia sp. PP30. Encoded proteins:
- a CDS encoding MspA family porin codes for the protein MKRRLGVVAAVAGVLSLSGLIAGPASAQTHSTREGLAIELTAAQQSVRKVAPLDSSPTSGEALLSSNIHAGIAHIDGKKVRATVELGYQIGYPVQVAPDGVKVTAHTPELKLTGGVNAKVAPDVTVSDSGGGGSVGEIGGELGAEATVIPSADLEFTVGAGKITTVTLAEIALTKPVADIVLSGVDVNVTNAVGPISVRPFAKISVTSETGVYVYYAYGKTSRI